The Larimichthys crocea isolate SSNF chromosome X, L_crocea_2.0, whole genome shotgun sequence genome segment AACTGCCTCTGTGCCCCCCATTTCAAGGAGTGTTCAACACTACACATACTAATAGGAACACCCAGTGTGTACTGTGTTCATGTTAAAGGTACAATGTGCTTATGTCTGGGAATTGAATGATTCTTGAGAAAATGAGTGTAGAACGGATAATCATatcttttataatatttttttaattgatgcTATATCAGGCTGATATTAACAAAATATTGCAGGAAATTGCATTCCAGTGATATCTTAGTATAGATGCATTCAAACTGCATTTTtgaataatttcatttaaaaaaaaaaagtattcctCCAAGTACTACAGGGAGGTCATGTACCACCAGTGGTAGTCGTACCACAGTTCATGTGCCTTATACAATAGTGTTATTAGCCATGTTCCcttaaacatattttgatgCAGTTTGTGTCAAATTAGAAAAGTTTGATGGAAACTGAAGTTGAAGGAAACTTTCACACTTGTTTGAGGTGAGTTTTGCCttttggaaactttttttttcaaagaagtTGTGGTGTAGCAAACATTTTACTCAATGACTGATCAGTTGTTTCTGCTCCAACAGACTCCCCATGGCTCACTATAATCCATCCATGATAGCTCAGCAGAGATCTGATGTAACCTTCTTCACAAGCAGAAATGTCACAtgtgtttctttgctttgtATTTTACCATTTGAGGTTTGACTGGTGTTCTTTTAATCACGTCATCTTGTCCTGTTCTTTGTGTCAGCTACTGCTTATCTCATGATGCAACTCCTACTGATTACTGGATTACTcgaaatgtgtttaaagtttgtgATACTCATCTCAACCATAGCCTCTTacgacacatttaaaaataattttttaaatacactgaTTCCGACATGGAAGCaacaaataattacaataattcaGAATTGATTATTTCAATATCTTGAATAAGAATAAAGCTGCTGTTACTCTTATGATTACAGATGTCATTAAAAGACAACAACGTGTCCACTCTGTCTATGATTGTCAGCCACAAGCCCAAGTTTTTACTGAAGacataaatgtttgtaaatgtcTCACAAacataaacttttatttttaaaaataccttaGCCCCCCTCTTAACCAGCTGGTCACTGCAGTTTTTAGAAAACTTTACTCAAACAGGAATAAATAGTGCATTTCTTGGGGACAATTTTTCAGAGCAGATTGATACACATGTGGTGCTTTAGTGAGCATTTTTGGTAGCAGGAtggtgtttgtggtgtggtAAGTTGGTAAAGAAGACCTAGAGAGGCTGTAAACCAGTTTACAGAAGCAGCTTCATGAAAGAAGAGACAGTCACATCACACCAGTTTGTGTCATGAATCCTTTAATCGTATCCTGAAACAAAATATACTTAGTGCGCAGTGAAGAAATagagtaaataaatatagtttctCAAAGATACACACTTTGCTTGATgctcaggattttattttcaggacCCACACTTGAGAGGAGCAGAATACAGCCAGGTCTGAATGCTGGACACACAGGGGTCGAAGGGTCTGACTGGATAAAAACGACAacgggaaaagaaaaaaacattgcagctacaagaagagagaaaaaaaaacacgatcaCATCTTCACAGAAAGTATATGGTCTGGTCCCGTAGAACATCACCTCGGCCTCTGGGATGGTCGTCAGTAAATTATATTTCGTTTTAAGATGTACGGCCTTCGGGACTTGGTGGTGTGAGCTGCTTGCCTCTTCAGGATGTAGGGTGATTTTCGTTTCAGTGGATTGTCACTGTTCTCCTCTAAATATTCTAGAGAGTCACTGAGTAGCTGTTAAGGggcagagcgagagagacaagGCAGCAAATGAGAGTCACGTGACGACCAGAAAATGGCAGACAAACACATGTTTTGTTGCTAAGTGGCAGGGTAATGCTTGTGTAGCTGTGAACGAGTGCTTCAGCTCTGTGCTTCCATGCATGGCAAAACAGGTGCTAAACTACAGTCGCtgtgtcaattttttttttttttaaaggagagaAAGGTTGTTGTGAAGGAGCTGAGAGtgaaaggaaatgatgaagagaggaagagacagggaggagggggggtttaATGAGGTGTGTTTACTCTGAGAGAGAATGGAAGGGCTCTTGTGTCCACGTGTCTGAGATATAAGTGAGATTTAAGCCTGTATGcatgtgactgtgtttgtgttgcatgttgttgatgttttttttgttgttttttttgtcaaagtaCAATTTAATGGTACGGGTATTCTGTATTTAGCCactttatattttctttgtccACTATATTTGAATCAGAAACTTATTTCAAGCTAAAATTGGAAGTTGCTTTGCAAACATTCAGTGTGAGATAAACCCATAAAacgttgctgctgttgctttgTTTAAACTGGATttctatatatgtttgatatttaatgCGTTTTAGATCATTGCCTCAACTTATGCAATCATCCATCTAATGGGAGTGTGGAAATCCCCAACAGTTTAAGCCTGTACTTTAACTTATGATAGTTCAATACATTTAACTTATTATAGTCAAgaacattttattgtaatttttttacttttgcttaaacaatgcttcttttttatttgaaaaataatacacatgaatatgaatatacGTCAGACAAACTCAGCACATAgtgtaaacaataaaactgattttgaagttgaagttatttgtatttgtttgagaAACAACTGACATTCAACTTAAATCTTTAGAACAGCTGCATGAACACATcttataagtgtgtgtatgtctgtgtgtgtagttgttgtGTGCAAacgtctcaccctctcctcccgGCTCTGCAGCACTCTGCAGATGTGCTGCAGGTTGTacagctcctccagcagctggagGCTCCCCTCCCTCAGCTCACCGTCCTCCTGCTCCTCGCCACTCCACCCCTCCTGCCTCAGGCTGCCCACCATCCTGCACAGGTTGGCCAGTGACACACGCCAGTAGGGGGCACTCTGCTTATTCTGTTTCATCTGCAAAAGGGGGGGAACAAGacgggggagggggggtggaagAGTGGGCGAAGGGCGGTTGAGTTTTGAAAAGGATTAGGTTTCAAATTGAATGCAGGGCGTGatcaaaagttaaataaatcataataactGAGATCCTCGTCGTGGAGAGATGACCTAACTGAAGTTTCGAGTAACGTTGTGAGTTAAGGTAAAAATTGAGCTGAGGCTAGAGAGAGTGACACTTAAAAAAGTAAATCTTATAGGCTATTTAATATTGCATTTTTCTATTCAACGTTTATGCACACAATTCAATATAGTTTGCATGGAAGAACACTTCATGTAATACAATCTAACCCAGGAGCCCTGCTGTTATTATGCTCATGTTTGATATTGTAAGTTCTTACCCCCACCCTCTGTATGTATAGATTTGGGGGATAATTCTTATTTCAAACAGATCATCAATTCTTTCATGGTGTATCCATGGATTGTGTGCTATACAACAAGAGGTAGAGAGCACGGCGCAGCGTTAGTTAGACCCGGTATTAAGGCCAGCACcttggtgtgtgagtgtgaatgagtAAATGAGCTGCAAAAACCCTGTTAAGTGCTTTGGATAAAGTCTGTGTGATATccttaaattttttattttatttagattctctgttttatattggGTCACAGTTTTTCACAGTacttaataaagtacttctgattctgattcagattctgaGTTCTGAATCGCTTTTATATTTCAATGAGGTTgtacaaggacaaaaaaatgaagttaaTAGTCTCAGGTTTTCTGACTAGATTCAATAGATCATGCTTTgcatgtatttcatttgttGCACTAGAGTGAAATTTACACACTGCTTTTACAGTTAAAGGTTTAGAAAATCCTCCTTAAGATGCTCTGAGGATGCTGCATCTCAGACATCCACTTTACACTGATGCAGACTGCCACATCTTGAGACAGCTATGTACTGTTTCTTAAGCATTCTGAGGCACCAGACACCTAAAGTCATATTTCAGTCACATCTAACCTGATCCGCCTGCAGCCTGTTTGTGTTATAATCTAGTTTGAGTGCTTTAAGATGGTGGAGATCCTCAGGGCCCCCTTGTGCGTGGGCCGGTGATCTTGCACACATTGCTGCAAAGACCGCTGGGTGTCACTGAGGATGATGGAAGGATTCAAAGGGCAAAGGGAAATTGTCTCTTCTAAGTTACTGTAAATGGCCACAAGCCCTCCAAGAGTCACTTTGCTCACTTCGTTTATGAGCAGCAGAGGAATACAGTCTCCTCTGATGTTGTAAAGATAGGAGCCATGTCGAGTATAGGTTCCTGTTGTTTGCCAGAGGGGAGACATGTGATAAAAGCTGTAGAGACATCAACAGAACAACACACCAGAGACTAAATATAAGCAGCTACTGACATTTagaaataattaatgaatagACGATTCCAGTGGTTTTCATTTAGTCTCAATTAAGTAAGTGAACGGCCAGGTTTGGTTTTAATTGTGCTGAAAGGTCACGGGGAGGCACCAATATTCTAACAATTCCCAGTCGACCCTTTACTTTTAACAAACCAGTGTCTCTGTGGCAACTGAATTATCTGTCAGTGACTGTCTGAGTAACTAAACTACCGACATTCAGCTATTACAGCTGAATTAAAATTCAGAGTTACTCAGTTTCTTTGACATGTTTTGGTGACATCTTTTCCTCAGCATCTTTGCAATGAGCAACATGCTGCATAACCTCAATCTACATTTCAACTAACAGATGAACCCTGGCTGTGGTATAATGTAATTATGCTCAATAGTGAAATAAGAGCCAGAGAGGAAATCTACCTCCTGTATCTAATCACATAAGAAGAGAGAGTTGACAAGTAAtcaatttagtttttaaaaaaagatcatacGTGTTGTTTAGATAAAGAGATCTTTGATCATACTGCACTTATTCAGGCTTTTGAGTGCTCTATCAGTCATCCGACAAGTTATTATTACAATCATCACCCCCGAGCAACCTCTGAGCATCAGCAGCAATGAATCACATGGCTGATTTGTCACCGTCACGTCTCCGCACGAGCGCCACGGTTATccatcagagagagaaagagaggtggaagacatGTCGTTATGATGCTGTCATGTCCATCTGAATCCTATTAGCCCAGGCCAATATGTCTCTCCATGCCTCAAGTTCCACTTTCACTAATTTCATCCCATAACCTGGCCTTGAGCTCACAGCCCCAgataaatgtgttaaaacatcATAAAGGTACAACTTCCCTCAGCCTCAGCTCTTATTTCCTTGTCATCTCGAAGGGAAATGCTGCATGGCTGCAGCAATTGAACCGAGTAGATTATATTTATTTGGCTCTGCCAATTCcaactgtattaaaaaaaatatataaataaaaagaattaaatTTCCAGCCATAACAAGGCCGGTCCAAATATAagttgacacacacataaaagccATGAATTATTTCTCTTCCACTCAACATGAACACAAGCCAAAAGGTGAAGCTGTGACAGCAGCATGAAAGAACACCTGGACAGCCTGAGTGTTGAGTCAGATTGAGAGATGTGAAGGGTCACTAACTGACCGGGTGGGTTATAGGGTTTTTTTGGGTTCTTTTTGGACACCCACTCTCTGATGTCACAGGTGCAAAGGAGGGACCCCATACCTTAGAAGTGAAGAGACCGCTGAGTAGCTCCTCTTCTAGCGCTCGCTGATCCTGGTTGACGTCTGTCAGTTAttggagaaacagaaatataaccTTTAAACAAATCTAATAAAGACTTAAGTGAAACCTGAGTGATTGCTGCAGAAGAAATGACAATTTGATTTGGACAATGCTCTTTATCAATTTGTCTAATGCCTGACATTTAGACTAGTTTCATCTCTTTGTGAGATATTTCGAGCATTGACAGAACTCATCACACAATCTAATTTGTTGCACGTCTTTGAGCAACAGGTTGCCCAACTATTTACAGAACTCACAGTGTCCtgtgcatgaaataaacataaatgacCTAATAAAGCTTTGTTAAtccaagttttgtttttttaaaggacataAACTTCttttctgcaaaataaaaatgtttaatcaatTGTACAGGCGTCAAGGACTGCTCAAAGTAACTTTGTAGTCTAACTGATTCCCCATGGATGGAGTTGAGCCTCTATTTCatccaaaataaatgaataaaaatctattttaaacatttaaaaaataataaaaatagttcAGTCTGCTCTGGTTTATTTTGAGGCtcctttttgtaaaaaaaaaattaaacaggtcattattatattgtattgttGAAGCTAAAAGAGGAGCAAAGCTAAAGCAATAAATCGCAGtttagaaataagaaaaaaaatgtcttagtatggaaaaatatattttactatTAACCAAGGTTTCAGAGTCTTACAACATTTGAATAAACTGTGGGAACAGAAAAATGGAAtaagaataaatcattttggcAGCGAggatattttagtttttcatcTGGAAACACAAATTCAGCCAACCATAATGTTATGAAGACTATTAGAAGTACAAATTCCATAATTCAGAATGATCAGCAACAAGCTCACCAAAATGATGCACCTGTTGCTTACAGTGAGTTATGTAAGAGGACTTGTTCCAGACCCCACCACCCCCCATTTTCTTACTTTTCTgaacaataaatcataaattataacaagatacataaacacaaaagcTGCTAAAAGAGCCCCAGTGCTTACCTGTGCAAAGTCCAACACATGTGAAACAGAGGAGAAGGATACACACCAGCTGTGCCTGCATCTTTATGAGAAAAACAACCAGAAAAAAGGATCCCAAACTGAAGATGCACCTGAGGAGGACTCTAGTCCATAAGGTTAagggtcagacacagaaatctgtagtgatgctgctgcttcctcttcttcttctccttctgtctcttctccttcttcttctcttccagcTCCAAACGATTTCCCTTCCTTGCAGTTTTCTGGTTGGTTGTGAAGTGCAGTGGGCTCCATTCCCTCACTTTATAAGAGCCAATGTGATGTCACAAGGATCAGTCTCTCACCcgtctctcctctcatctccaccCACACCTTCCCACCCACTAACACACCCCCCTTcgtccatctatccatccaccTATCTCTCTACGTTTTCTCTTCCCTGCCGTCACCGTGTCATTGCTTCACATCCGACGTCACTTTGGCATCATAAGACGTAAGCGTTTTGCGTCAAGGTTTGGAAGATTTTGTTATTTCCCCTGATGAATGCACACAGTCAGAGGTTCGTTTTGCACTTGTCTCCAAGGGAAGGGGATGAGGGGGTGAGTGATGGGTGAGGGTGGGAGGATGCATGACAAAGATTAAgtctttgtgtcattatttgGAGACGCtgtgctttcttctttttttatataaatatctcTTCAAATCAACAGGTGATTGTCTGGACAAATCTTTTAAAGACATGACTCATAGTGATGATTGGACGGATGAAGGTTATTAGAGGAAGTAGACAGTTGTTATTAtgaagaaatgtatttttattttaaaaagtcgaAAGAAGAATTCTATGTTAAACTTTATCACACCATCACAAACACTTTTGTGTCTGTTGTATAATCTTTATCAGCAGGTGGAGTTTGTCCAGTTTTCATAAAATTATAGAAGGTTACATTTCCTTTAAGGACACCTCTTTGTGTCATCATGTTGGTTTAAGATGaagttcaaagttcattcttgagtttggaaacagcagtttaaaaaagCAAACGTTGTTGCTTCCTTTAAAAGGACCAGGGTGTTGGATTTAGGGGCATAGATGCTGATTGCAACACCTTCACCTCATCCTTTTTGCCTATGCTTACAACTGAGAATTATCCTCTCTGCTTCAAGccattaatttaataaaaagtaaagtgtgtttgtagttCAAGTTTAGCTATAGTGTCATGGCTTTGTTATAACAAATATTCTAATAAACTATGTTACTTTACCACAGAGTCCCATAAGCATCAGTTTTGGATGATCTCCTCTGAAAGTTTTAGTTATTACTTTTGATTATCTTCCTCTGATATATTTCTAACATGCAGCCTGATGTGTGTTCAcagttaaacataaaacaaatgaaggatGAATATTATGTCAACACACAGCTCATGCTCTGGTTTGGACTTGACTCtcataaatgaattaaaatattatcAGCATTCCTGCTGGCAGTGAACTTTTCCTGAACATAATTTAGTCATTTCCTCATTTCACTGTTTCTATAAATGactgcttgttttctttgtagaCACAAACATAATTAATCAATTGGCCAGATGTAATTGCTCTAATTACAAACATTTCTAATTGTTGTTCATTACAAAACCTAAATGAATCTGTGCTGCTTTGAACTgtaatgacacaaaaacagggCTGGGTGTATAATGTTGCACTCTGTCACATAAAATCCAGTATTTAGGTATAGTAATGTCAGTACACAATGCCAGTTTCATGCCATAGTCACACTAATTGGTCCCCACAGAGTCATTTCAATACAGAGTAAATATCATTATTGGAACAGTTTCAgaaatgttctgtgtgtgtgttctgcaaaAGATATTTCATGCATAAAAAGATTCCGACTGGAGTTCAAGCAGGATGCATTCCTCTCATGTATGAATTTCATCTTCACCGAGGTACTGCagtagaaaagaagaaagtgttctcCCTCCCTCTACGTACAGCGGCACACACTGAGTCAAGTTTCTAAATCATTGATTTTGTGCCATCTGGACTATTGTTCAATATTACAGTCATCTGCATCTAAAACAAACCCTGCAGAATTACTACTTACATTATTAAGTTGCTCAAAACAGTAGTAACACTAGACTTTGCTGCTCTGTTAGAACCAGCACTCCAGCCTCTCTTGGCTCACCAAGATTGTAAAGGATTTCCTCAATCATGGCCAGATTATTCAGATGTACTATCGACTCAAAGATGCCAATATTTTAATTCAACCCAGATTGGCTGTGAAGGATCATATTGGTACCCAGCTCAGTGAATTGAAAAAACTCATTTACAGAGCTACTAACAGACTAGAACAACCTCTTAACATCCACCTAATCACTTATAAATAATCCtttaaaataatctgcagaggctttattgttatttttcttaatATTCCTGTTTCCCTTTATATAAGTTGTATAGCTAACTGactatctttctttttttttaatagtaatGTTCTGTatattaatgtaataaatgtatcttttatgtattatatgtttgGTGTAATTTCCTGTATATtctgtaatatgttttttaaatatttgtgcaaaTAGTAAAGGAGCATGTTTTTACTTTCAAATTTCTCATGTTTAATATGTGTATAATTATAGGATTTCTGCACTCATATTGTCATATGAACTTTCTACTTTCACTAGTCTAATAGTGACTTTACtttacagtattttcttttcatttaatcagtgttttaagtttttaagtggacacaaacatttaatttttgcGCTCGTGGTAGTTCCTCGGGTTGTTCCCGCAGGTGGAAGGGGGCAGAGTTTCACCAATAAATCCCAGCACAGTCTGAGGAAcacctcccttctctcctcggATGGGGCGGACAGAGTTACAGTCGGGACACCCCTCTCAACTTTTCGGAAACACTTCACAAAGTGTCCGACGTCCTGCCATGCTGGGACTGTAACGCATTTCGGATCGCTGGTCTTATTTCCTTGCGCTCCAGAGTCATGGCTCCGTTTGGAAAAAACTTCCTGAAAGCTCGGCTGAAAAACAGGTAACTTGATAAGAGTGAGGTTTCTTGACAGGAAAAcctgttcagtgtgtttttgttaccccCGATTTCAAGCACTCTGTGGTGAACTGGTGAGGAGGGAGAGTTACGCACAAGGCGACGCGCACTGGATTTATGAGTAATCTGCACAAGGGGCGAAATTATgaatgcatttctgttttttgttttgaccacTAATATTAGGAAGGATACTGCAAACTACTGTCTAAAACAAGTAAAGTAAAACAACAGGTGATTCGGTGGTACATAAAATATATCTTAGAGTAAgacaaatatattaatatatatcattAAGAACAAGGGGGGCACAATATATAAAATTTCCATATAAGgttatttgtttttcaggatTATTAGTAACGTCAGACACGCTTACattattgttttaaacaaacatgaagctgcATTTAGAAATCCTAAAGTTTTCTCGGTGTCATTATACTGGTAGTATGCTGGAATGTTATTGATAAAGAGGTATGTCTATCTATTTTAAGACAATTTTGCCACATAATTTTAATCTCACTAAATTGTATATTTTCAAATAAGTCTTCTTACCTTGAGGTGTAAGTTATTATTCGCCGTTATGGGAAagactgtactgtacattgACTTGTAACAGATTTTATCTTCTCCTGCTCTGTAATTACTGCaaagatgttatttttaatacGTTTCATCTGGGACACCAGAGTCCTCCTTACTTCAGGTTGAGAGAGATCCTGTCATCAACACTCGTATAATTTGCTCCAGCAATTTTCTTGAGTGGCTAGCTTTGGCCTTTTGATGTGCCCCGTGTTGCAGCTGAGATCCAGCCTCAAGCTTTGAAAAGGTGGGAAAATTAGATTTACTGAACCACAAGCTGTCCTCCGTTCCTGACGCACAAATTCTATTTGTATAGTTGACTGCAGACTTTTGTTGTGTACAGTTGGTAAACAAAGTTTCTCTTTTGGAGTATCTAGGTCATGATCCAATCCCTTGCAGGGTACAGACAGGATTCATGTTGCAAAGGATCGGGAAGGTTTTATTTGTGGGTAAAGACTCTTGCTTACCACCAAACTTGATGGAAAGGGTTTTGATTAAGTTCAGAAATAAAAGAGGCTTTTATACTAAattactgtaacaaaaaaaaagtctttgacaGTGGCACCAGCAGCAAAATGAATGTACACACAGAGCTGAGATGAATTATCTTTGATACTTCAAACAGTCTGACTGAGGCTGTTTCCATTGGAtgccttatttttttcttcatgttgtgtaGTAATTACCATTGCGACACCTATAATTACCTGAAGTGTTTAGATCTGTAGATATGTCAAACGCTTGATTTCATAGACACGCTTTTACCAGAGCTGACATAGGGAGCTGGATGTTTGCTAAAGATTGACAGGATGAAGCTGCGGCCTGTTGAAACATCAAAACTTTCCAGATAAAACTTAATATATGAGGATAATTACAGctgacaacatttattttaaagctcTATACCATCAAAGTGCATCATTGGAAAGTCCTGTGTGTCAAACTGGTGAAACAGCACACGCAGGCCTCAAAAGGGTTTCAGATTTAATGGTTGCCAGCCAGTGACATATGTTACCAAAGCAATGTAGTGACCACTTCCACTTAATCTTGCACTTAGCCACAATTGCAGCATGACAGCATTGTGCACAGGGCCAATTAGCTCTCTGAAATTGCTTGGTTAACACAAATTAGCGGGCCGCAGCAAACAATGAAATCATTCAATTGTGTTGAAAGAGAataagtcatttattttcactgagGAAAAGCTCATTTGGTGATTCACAGACCtgctggagggaggagagaaaaaaaagaagggtgGGTGGTTTCacagaggaagggaagagaggggaaagggtgtgtgttgtgtctttgcTCACAGATGCCTATCAGAGTGGGAGTCATCCCAGAGATCAACACATCCATATAGAAAAGTGATGTTATTTCCTCACCAATCCCTCATCCTCGATCAGATAAGAGCGAGAGGAAGCGTCTCCTGTCCAGCATCCACTATCTCTCACACAGTCTCTGTGTAGCTTTTCTTCTGTTCTGAAACCAGGCAGAGCACATGCACTGTGTTTCACATCTCGTGTTTTTATGAGGAAGGTGAATTTCTGTTTCTATTATTAGTTTTAACTTGAGTCGATGGCATCCTGAGCCTGATGAAACCTTTTATGATCATGATGGGTAAAGTTGTATGGTGGTTAGTCTGGAAACAGAGCTGCTTTAATTAGATGAAAACAATGCATTAGCATTTGCCAGAAACCAAGTTCCATGGCCTTAACATTTACTATAGGGGAACAATGCAAAGGTCATGTGTCTGCAAAGGGATGTGCCATGCCCCCACAGCTTTAGAGGTATGCAAAACTCACAATGAGGTTTGTGAATCATCCATAATCTCTTTAAACCTATACATGCGTATGAATGCAGAATCCGTAGAAGAGGCCAAGGTTTTAGGCATTGTTCTTGTTTCCGTTTGTAGTCCGAGTAGTATTAACCAgcgggctttggttgcatgcaggtaaacagtgtgttgagcaaaagaggtggaacaCACTGGCTAAAATGCAGTCTCAGGACCCAGCAGCTATTACATGATATTTTAAAGAAGATTAAAATTTTTATGAAATGTATCTGGATTTACCTGCAGATATCTGTTAATAGAGATAAGTAGACATGTGTCTTCCTCGTCATTGTCATGTATCAGGTTGCTattcagactgcagaggaagtcttgacCTAGATATCAGTTTTCTGGATATCCGCTGGCTACTCTAGAAGGCCCGGAACTTTGGCTCTTGAGAGGCTAAATCATAGCCAAACATTGGCTGACGGGTTCCAAGTCAGGCTACCATTTTGGTCCGGACTAAAAGTGGATGGATTCCATATAACAACTTTGgcgatcctctgacttttcctcttgtAGCTCTACCGTGTGGTTGTAA includes the following:
- the nts gene encoding neurotensin/neuromedin N, which gives rise to MQAQLVCILLLCFTCVGLCTDVNQDQRALEEELLSGLFTSKMKQNKQSAPYWRVSLANLCRMVGSLRQEGWSGEEQEDGELREGSLQLLEELYNLQHICRVLQSREERLLSDSLEYLEENSDNPLKRKSPYILKRQAAHTTKSRRPYILKRNIIY